The following are encoded in a window of Sandaracinaceae bacterium genomic DNA:
- a CDS encoding ABC transporter permease: protein MNLALRDVRRHLGRFMGTAAGLGLLLSVVVAMQGIYAGMVDDATILTRAMHADLWLVQRDTRGPFAEGSRLDPSVEARAAAVPGVRSARPYTYQLIQRDHRSAVMRIALVGLGWPDDPGRSLPLVRGRRLQQPHGEMIVDASLGLGIGESLVFAGEPYRVVGLTSNALTSGGESVAFVSVADAELIAFDQPAEAAMLERERVVARLRSTDIGRGQPALEELATDPRWRSPALASPPVAAVLVEADPHRIAEVREVMRSWGDVSVYSQGEEEALLLGGVVQRARMQIGLFTVILTLTAAVIIMMIMYNLTLEKTHDLAVLKLMGAPGSRLLGLVLQQAWLLGALGYAVAFVIGELAYPMFPRRVLITEAISIVAPIATMAIVTLASILGLNHVMRIDPSVALEG from the coding sequence GTGAACCTGGCCCTCCGCGACGTTCGCCGGCACCTCGGCCGGTTCATGGGCACTGCCGCGGGGCTCGGCCTGCTCCTGAGCGTGGTGGTCGCGATGCAGGGCATCTACGCCGGCATGGTCGACGACGCCACCATCCTGACCCGGGCGATGCACGCCGACCTGTGGCTCGTTCAGCGCGACACGCGCGGGCCGTTCGCGGAGGGCTCGCGCCTCGACCCGAGCGTGGAGGCGCGAGCCGCGGCGGTGCCGGGCGTTCGCAGCGCGCGCCCCTACACCTACCAGCTCATTCAGCGCGACCACCGCTCTGCCGTGATGCGCATCGCGCTCGTGGGGCTCGGCTGGCCGGACGACCCGGGGCGCTCGCTGCCCCTGGTGCGCGGGCGACGTCTGCAGCAGCCCCACGGCGAGATGATCGTGGATGCCTCCCTCGGGCTGGGCATCGGGGAGTCGCTCGTGTTCGCGGGCGAGCCGTACCGCGTGGTGGGGCTCACGAGCAACGCGCTCACCTCTGGTGGCGAGTCCGTCGCCTTCGTGAGCGTGGCCGACGCCGAGCTCATCGCGTTCGACCAGCCCGCGGAGGCCGCCATGCTGGAGCGTGAGCGCGTGGTGGCGCGCCTGCGGAGCACGGACATCGGCCGCGGGCAGCCGGCTCTCGAGGAGCTCGCCACGGACCCGCGCTGGCGCTCGCCGGCGCTGGCGTCGCCCCCGGTGGCGGCGGTGCTCGTCGAGGCGGACCCGCATCGCATCGCCGAGGTGCGGGAGGTCATGCGCAGCTGGGGCGACGTCAGCGTCTACTCGCAGGGCGAGGAGGAGGCGCTGCTGCTCGGTGGCGTGGTGCAGCGGGCGCGCATGCAGATTGGGCTCTTCACCGTGATCCTCACGCTCACGGCCGCCGTGATCATCATGATGATCATGTACAACCTCACGCTCGAGAAGACGCACGATCTCGCAGTCCTCAAGCTCATGGGGGCGCCCGGCTCCCGCCTCCTCGGGCTGGTGCTCCAGCAGGCCTGGCTGCTGGGTGCGCTCGGCTATGCAGTGGCCTTCGTCATCGGCGAGCTTGCCTATCCGATGTTCCCGCGCCGGGTGCTCATCACGGAGGCCATCTCTATCGTGGCGCCCATCGCGACGATGGCCATCGTCACCCTCGCCAGCATCCTCGGCCTGAACCACGTCATGCGCATCGACCCGTCGGTCGCGCTGGAGGGCTGA
- a CDS encoding ABC transporter ATP-binding protein has translation MEDAVRAVELSKTYGTGPATVKALDHVSLTIPRGTVAALLGPSGSGKSTLIKALGFVSPADTGEVFFGGRLVVKDGVPLADLAYLRRRHLGFVFQKANLTSFLTARENVEIACEFGGKTDGRKRARELLEYLDVAGREHSYPEMLSGGEQQRVAIARALANEPSLILADEPTAALDSVRSRSVMELFRKVAHERGAAVLVVTHDHRALDVFDVLYEMEDGRLRPNAATLPAR, from the coding sequence ATGGAAGACGCCGTCCGCGCGGTGGAGCTGAGCAAGACCTACGGGACGGGCCCGGCCACCGTGAAGGCGCTGGACCACGTGAGCCTCACGATCCCCCGCGGGACGGTGGCCGCGCTGCTCGGGCCCAGCGGGTCGGGCAAGTCCACGCTCATCAAGGCCTTGGGCTTCGTCTCGCCCGCCGATACGGGTGAGGTGTTCTTCGGGGGGCGCCTCGTCGTGAAGGACGGCGTTCCGCTGGCAGACCTTGCCTACCTGCGCAGGCGTCACCTCGGCTTCGTGTTCCAGAAGGCGAACCTCACGTCGTTCCTCACCGCGCGGGAGAACGTGGAGATCGCGTGCGAGTTCGGTGGCAAGACCGACGGCCGAAAGCGCGCTCGTGAGCTGCTCGAGTACCTGGACGTCGCGGGCCGGGAGCACTCGTACCCCGAGATGCTCAGCGGCGGCGAGCAGCAGCGCGTGGCCATCGCCAGAGCCCTGGCGAACGAACCGTCGTTGATCCTCGCGGACGAACCGACCGCCGCACTCGACAGCGTTCGCAGCCGAAGCGTCATGGAGCTGTTCCGAAAGGTCGCGCACGAGCGCGGCGCGGCGGTGCTGGTGGTCACCCACGACCACCGCGCGCTCGACGTGTTCGACGTGCTCTACGAGATGGAGGATGGCCGGCTCCGCCCGAACGCTGCTACCCTCCCCGCTCGATGA
- a CDS encoding TlpA family protein disulfide reductase, whose product MRGRGAAGLWLATVLLASALGGACGGGTNARHPNGRQDDPEEAAGGEEPVSEDTPEERPAVEGALELTLAQPDGALMFVGEMRGRPVLLFFFATYDVASQANVMPLSAFAEAHPEVRVVAVAVQPDARQFVGAWVTALSPPFEAAFDPDDAISQGTTALGQLGVPTFVLLDADGVPRAALAGVQTQATIEEMLTRLP is encoded by the coding sequence GTGCGGGGACGCGGCGCGGCTGGCCTGTGGCTGGCCACGGTGCTGCTGGCGAGCGCCCTCGGGGGTGCGTGCGGCGGCGGCACCAACGCGCGTCACCCCAACGGGCGGCAAGACGATCCCGAAGAGGCAGCCGGCGGCGAAGAACCCGTCAGCGAGGACACGCCCGAGGAGCGCCCCGCCGTGGAGGGCGCGCTCGAGCTCACGCTGGCCCAGCCCGACGGCGCGCTCATGTTCGTGGGCGAGATGCGTGGGCGCCCCGTGCTGCTCTTCTTCTTTGCCACCTACGACGTGGCCAGCCAGGCCAACGTCATGCCGCTGAGCGCCTTTGCCGAGGCACACCCCGAGGTGCGCGTGGTGGCGGTGGCCGTGCAGCCCGACGCGCGCCAGTTCGTGGGTGCCTGGGTGACCGCGCTCAGCCCGCCGTTCGAGGCCGCGTTCGACCCCGACGACGCCATCAGCCAGGGCACCACCGCGCTCGGCCAGCTGGGGGTGCCCACCTTCGTGCTGCTGGATGCCGACGGCGTGCCGCGCGCCGCCCTGGCAGGCGTCCAGACGCAGGCCACCATCGAAGAGATGCTGACCCGGCTGCCGTGA
- a CDS encoding patatin-like phospholipase family protein: protein MHTVLYVGAPLDDARAQDLLLMREGARRAGDGAFIYQRPGGTLRFYTVSDPGVAMRVLAEQSVDALVIDTREQPLTGDVDSPSQQGPFALTRAGQLLARLFPDDELHAAVQRDRVIGIVGRGGADAAFHFGTYRLRAVLDRPNLDALEAQIALQTERLRAGKVAICLAGGGVEGLFYEIGVLRALESFLVDRAIVDFDLFCGISAGALIGCMLANGVGPDEIGRGLAGGRARVDPIRRSDIFDPNLKELGPRVARAASELVRGGEGPRGALSSVFRAVPGGIFAGDKLRDYLERHLTRPGMRNHFDDLRRPLFVGATDQDTSQAVVFGEEGFRHVPVHKAVRASAALVPFYAPERIDGRYYIDGAFTRTTNMRVAVRQGATMVILIDPLVPVFSDTAGHVHSRGGVYSTMQGLKALINGRFDKAVRSIREMHPEVSFYLFRPYGDEMRILGGSPMKYFYRREVEDVAYRNTVDKIRTSYDDLQRDFGRHGITFRDPEEASTQRGVITSAGVSRAQLGIGL from the coding sequence ATGCACACCGTTCTGTACGTGGGCGCGCCGCTCGATGACGCGCGGGCTCAGGACCTCCTGCTGATGCGCGAGGGGGCCCGGCGCGCGGGGGATGGCGCCTTCATCTACCAGCGGCCCGGCGGCACGCTGCGCTTCTACACGGTGAGCGACCCGGGTGTGGCCATGCGGGTGCTGGCCGAGCAGTCCGTGGACGCGCTGGTCATCGACACGCGCGAGCAGCCGCTCACGGGCGACGTGGACAGCCCCAGCCAGCAGGGGCCCTTCGCGCTCACCCGCGCGGGGCAGCTCTTGGCGCGCCTCTTCCCGGACGATGAGCTGCACGCAGCGGTGCAGCGCGACCGGGTCATCGGCATCGTGGGGCGGGGCGGGGCCGACGCCGCATTCCACTTCGGCACGTATCGCCTGCGCGCGGTGCTGGACCGGCCCAACCTGGACGCGCTCGAGGCGCAGATCGCGCTGCAGACCGAGCGCCTGCGCGCCGGCAAGGTGGCCATCTGCCTGGCGGGCGGGGGCGTGGAGGGCCTGTTCTACGAGATTGGCGTGCTGCGCGCGCTCGAGTCGTTCCTGGTGGACCGCGCCATCGTGGACTTCGACCTCTTCTGCGGCATCAGCGCCGGCGCGCTCATCGGCTGCATGTTGGCCAACGGCGTGGGCCCCGACGAGATTGGCCGCGGCCTGGCCGGGGGGCGGGCCCGTGTCGACCCGATTCGCCGCTCCGACATCTTCGATCCCAACTTGAAGGAGCTGGGGCCTCGCGTGGCCAGGGCCGCCTCCGAGCTGGTGCGCGGCGGTGAGGGCCCGCGTGGCGCGCTCTCGTCGGTGTTCCGCGCCGTGCCCGGGGGCATCTTCGCGGGCGACAAGCTGCGCGACTACCTGGAGCGGCACCTCACGCGCCCGGGCATGCGCAACCACTTCGATGACCTGCGCCGGCCGCTGTTCGTGGGGGCCACGGACCAGGACACCTCGCAGGCGGTGGTGTTCGGCGAAGAGGGCTTCCGCCACGTGCCCGTGCACAAGGCCGTGCGGGCCTCGGCCGCGCTCGTGCCGTTCTACGCGCCGGAGCGCATCGACGGGCGCTACTACATCGACGGCGCCTTCACGCGCACCACCAACATGCGCGTGGCCGTGCGGCAGGGCGCCACCATGGTCATCCTGATCGACCCGCTGGTGCCGGTGTTCTCGGACACGGCCGGTCACGTGCACTCCCGCGGCGGCGTCTACTCCACCATGCAGGGGCTCAAGGCGCTCATCAACGGGCGCTTCGACAAGGCCGTGCGGTCCATCCGCGAGATGCACCCCGAGGTCAGCTTCTACCTGTTCCGCCCCTACGGCGACGAGATGCGCATCCTGGGTGGCTCGCCCATGAAGTACTTCTACCGGCGCGAGGTGGAGGACGTGGCCTACCGCAACACGGTGGACAAGATCCGCACGTCGTACGACGACCTGCAGCGCGACTTCGGGCGGCACGGCATCACGTTCCGCGACCCGGAAGAGGCCAGCACGCAGCGTGGCGTCATCACCAGCGCGGGGGTGTCGCGCGCGCAGCTGGGCATCGGGCTGTAG
- the pdxH gene encoding pyridoxamine 5'-phosphate oxidase, which yields MHPEADPIAWFVRLHREAAQSESFEPDRAALATASDAGVPSVRFVLVRDVSEQGFVFYTHRDSRKGRELARGVAALAYHWSSTGVQVRVEGRVTEAPDAVSDAYFASRPRGSQVGAWASPQSQEIPDRAALAARVQEADERFAAGPVPRPPRWGGYRLVPSTIELWFADADRLHDRFEYTRTAAGWSMRRLAP from the coding sequence ATGCACCCCGAGGCCGACCCGATCGCCTGGTTCGTGAGGCTCCACCGCGAGGCCGCGCAGAGCGAGAGCTTCGAGCCCGACCGCGCGGCCCTGGCCACCGCCAGTGACGCCGGCGTGCCGTCCGTGCGCTTCGTGCTGGTGCGCGACGTGAGCGAGCAGGGCTTCGTGTTCTACACGCACCGCGACAGCCGCAAGGGCCGCGAGCTGGCCCGTGGCGTGGCGGCGCTGGCCTACCACTGGTCCTCGACGGGCGTGCAGGTGCGCGTGGAGGGCCGCGTCACGGAGGCCCCCGACGCCGTCAGCGACGCCTACTTCGCCAGCCGCCCGCGCGGCAGCCAGGTGGGCGCCTGGGCCTCTCCGCAGAGCCAGGAGATCCCCGACCGCGCAGCCCTCGCGGCCCGCGTGCAAGAGGCCGACGAGCGCTTCGCCGCAGGCCCCGTGCCGCGCCCCCCGCGCTGGGGCGGCTACCGCCTGGTCCCGAGCACCATCGAGCTCTGGTTCGCCGACGCCGACCGCCTGCACGACCGCTTCGAGTACACGCGCACCGCTGCCGGCTGGTCCATGCGCCGCCTCGCGCCCTGA